The Juglans microcarpa x Juglans regia isolate MS1-56 chromosome 2S, Jm3101_v1.0, whole genome shotgun sequence genome has a window encoding:
- the LOC121251418 gene encoding secoisolariciresinol dehydrogenase-like isoform X2 produces the protein MLKSLARDFKFMSNALLCKRTTRFYSTGGRGRLEGKVALITGAASGLGRATAQEFIQHGAQVVIADIDTELGPKVANDLGPAAHFVECDVTVESQVEDAVNAAVSRHKKLDIMYNNAGIAGTSMPPSIAEMDLKEFDRVMEINVRGVVAGIKHAARVMIPMGSGSILCTSSISGVMGGLGPHPYTISKYTINGIVKSVASELCGAGVRINCISPAPIPTPMAVGQIGKFYKGATKEQVVGIVNGLGELKGAKCEEIDVARAALYLASDEAKYVTGHNLVVDGGFTCYKNLRFPSPDHDHQIV, from the exons ATGCTCAAATCATTAGCCAG AGACTTCAAGTTTATGAGTAATGCTTTGCTTTGTAAGCGTACTACGAGATTTTATTCAACAGGAGGCAGAGGAAG GCTAGAAGGAAAAGTTGCCCTAATAACAGGGGCGGCAAGCGGGCTTGGTAGGGCCACTGCCCAAGAATTCATTCAGCATGGGGCCCAAGTCGTCATTGCCGATATAGACACTGAGCTTGGCCCAAAGGTCGCTAATGACCTGGGCCCTGCAGCTCACTTTGTGGAATGCGACGTGACCGTGGAGTCTCAAGTAGAGGACGCAGTCAATGCCGCGGTGTCCCGCCATAAAAAACTTGACATAATGTACAACAATGCCGGAATAGCAGGCACGTCGATGCCACCGAGCATTGCGGAGATGGACCTTAAGGAGTTTGACCGGGTGATGGAGATCAACGTGCGAGGCGTGGTTGCGGGGATAAAGCATGCAGCGAGAGTGATGATACCGATGGGGTCGGGTTCCATTCTGTGTACGTCTAGCATAAGTGGGGTAATGGGAGGGCTGGGGCCACACCCATATACGATATCCAAGTATACAATAAATGGGATAGTGAAGTCGGTGGCCAGTGAGCTATGCGGAGCTGGGGTGAGGATAAATTGCATTTCACCGGCACCGATTCCAACTCCAATGGCGGTGGGCCAAATAGGCAAATTTTACAAAGGGGCGACAAAGGAGCAAGTGGTGGGAATAGTGAATGGGCTCGGGGAGCTGAAGGGGGCTAAGTGTGAAGAAATAGACGTTGCCCGGGCAGCCTTGTATTTGGCATCAGACGAAGCCAAGTATGTAACAGGTCATAACCTGGTCGTGGATGGAGGTTTCACTTGCTATAAAAATCTTAGGTTCCCTTctcctgatcatgatcatcagatTGTGTAA
- the LOC121252925 gene encoding V-type proton ATPase subunit C codes for MATRYWVVSLPVQNSASSLWNRLQEQISKHSFDTPLYRFNVPNLRVGTLDSLLSLSDDLVKSNSFVEGVSHKIRRQIEELERVSGVESNALTVDGVPVDSYLTRFVWDEAKYPTMAPLREIVDSIHGQVTKIEDDLKVRVAEYNNVRSQLNAINRKQSGSLAVRDLSNLVKPEDMITTEHLVTLLAIVPKYSQKDWLASYETLTNFVVPRSSKKLYEDNEYALYTVILFHRVADNFRTSARERGFQIRDFEYSPEAQESRKQELEKLMQDQERLRSSLLQWCYTSYGEVFSSWMHFCAVRVFVESILRYGLPPSFLACVLAPSGRSEKKVRSILEGLCDSANSSYWKNDDEVGGGMAGLAGDTDGHPYVCFTINLV; via the exons ATGGCGACGAGATACTGGGTGGTCTCTCTTCCGGTTCAGAACTCCGCTTCTTCTCTCTGGAACCGATTGCAAGAGCAAATCTCCAAGCATTCCTTTGACACTCCTCTTTACAGA TTCAATGTTCCCAATCTCCGAGTTGGAACCCTAGattctctcctctccctcagCGATGATCTGGTAAAG TCGAACAGCTTTGTGGAAGGAGTCTCACACAAGATCAGGCGTCAGATCGAGGAACTGGAGAGGGTATCGGGCGTGGAGAGCAATGCTCTTACTGTGGATGGAGTACCAGTTGATTCTTACCTCACCAG GTTTGTTTGGGACGAAGCAAAGTACCCGACCATGGCACCCCTGAGGGAGATTGTGGATAGCATTCATGGTCAAGTAACAAAGATCGAGGATGATCTCAAG GTTCGTGTTGCTGAATATAACAATGTGCGCAGTCAGCTTAACGCTATAAACCGAAAGCAAAGTGGAAG CTTAGCTGTGCGTGATCTCTCAAATCTAGTGAAACCTGAGGATATGATTACCACAGAACATCTAGTGACCCTCCTTGCGATTGTTCCAAAGTATTCACAGAAAGACTGGTTGGCCAGCTATGAGACTCTGACTAACTTTGTG GTCCCCAGGTCCTCCAAGAAGTTGTACGAGGATAATGAATATGCTCTTTATACTGTGATACTCTTTCATCGTGTTGCAGACAATTTTAGAACAAGTGCACGTGAAAGAGGGTTTCAA ATTCGTGATTTTGAATACAGTCCAGAAGCACAAGAGAGTCGGAAGCAGGAGTTAGAAAAATTAATGCAAGACCAGGAAAGATTAAGAAGTTCTCTTTTGCAGTGGTGCTATACCAGCTATGGGGag GTATTTAGCTCCTGGATGCACTTTTGTGCAGTACGTGTTTTTGTAGAGAGCATTCTGAGATATGGTCTGCCGCCATCTTtcttg GCATGTGTTTTAGCTCCATCCGGAAGAAGTGAGAAGAAAGTAAGATCAATCCTTGAAGGGTTGTGTGACAGTGCAAACAG CTCATACTGGAAAAACGATGATGAAGTTGGAGGAGGGATGGCTGGTCTGGCAGGGGATACTGATGGCCATCCCTATGTCTGCTTCACAATCAATCTGGTGTGA
- the LOC121251418 gene encoding secoisolariciresinol dehydrogenase-like isoform X1 — protein sequence MLKSLARDFKFMSNALLCKRTTRFYSTGGRGSRLEGKVALITGAASGLGRATAQEFIQHGAQVVIADIDTELGPKVANDLGPAAHFVECDVTVESQVEDAVNAAVSRHKKLDIMYNNAGIAGTSMPPSIAEMDLKEFDRVMEINVRGVVAGIKHAARVMIPMGSGSILCTSSISGVMGGLGPHPYTISKYTINGIVKSVASELCGAGVRINCISPAPIPTPMAVGQIGKFYKGATKEQVVGIVNGLGELKGAKCEEIDVARAALYLASDEAKYVTGHNLVVDGGFTCYKNLRFPSPDHDHQIV from the exons ATGCTCAAATCATTAGCCAG AGACTTCAAGTTTATGAGTAATGCTTTGCTTTGTAAGCGTACTACGAGATTTTATTCAACAGGAGGCAGAGGAAG CAGGCTAGAAGGAAAAGTTGCCCTAATAACAGGGGCGGCAAGCGGGCTTGGTAGGGCCACTGCCCAAGAATTCATTCAGCATGGGGCCCAAGTCGTCATTGCCGATATAGACACTGAGCTTGGCCCAAAGGTCGCTAATGACCTGGGCCCTGCAGCTCACTTTGTGGAATGCGACGTGACCGTGGAGTCTCAAGTAGAGGACGCAGTCAATGCCGCGGTGTCCCGCCATAAAAAACTTGACATAATGTACAACAATGCCGGAATAGCAGGCACGTCGATGCCACCGAGCATTGCGGAGATGGACCTTAAGGAGTTTGACCGGGTGATGGAGATCAACGTGCGAGGCGTGGTTGCGGGGATAAAGCATGCAGCGAGAGTGATGATACCGATGGGGTCGGGTTCCATTCTGTGTACGTCTAGCATAAGTGGGGTAATGGGAGGGCTGGGGCCACACCCATATACGATATCCAAGTATACAATAAATGGGATAGTGAAGTCGGTGGCCAGTGAGCTATGCGGAGCTGGGGTGAGGATAAATTGCATTTCACCGGCACCGATTCCAACTCCAATGGCGGTGGGCCAAATAGGCAAATTTTACAAAGGGGCGACAAAGGAGCAAGTGGTGGGAATAGTGAATGGGCTCGGGGAGCTGAAGGGGGCTAAGTGTGAAGAAATAGACGTTGCCCGGGCAGCCTTGTATTTGGCATCAGACGAAGCCAAGTATGTAACAGGTCATAACCTGGTCGTGGATGGAGGTTTCACTTGCTATAAAAATCTTAGGTTCCCTTctcctgatcatgatcatcagatTGTGTAA
- the LOC121251417 gene encoding mitochondrial phosphate carrier protein 3, mitochondrial-like gives MALSERSSRQSLIPSFLYSSAASHKTLALDKIMLGSNLNTLSERSSPTRNVFVPSPSEPTKKIEMYSPQFYAACTFGGILSCGLTHMTVTPLDLVKCNMQIDPAKYKTISSGFGVLLKEQGIRGFFRGWVPTLLGYSAQGACKFGFYEFFKKYYSDIAGPEYATKYKTLIYLAGSASAEVIADIALCPFEAVKVRVQTQPGFARGLSDGLPKFVKSEGYAGLYKGLVPLWGRQIPYTMMKFASFETIVEYIYKYAIPTSKDQCSKSLQLGVSFAGGYVAGVFCAIVSHPADNLVSFLNNAKGATVGDAVKKLGLWGLFTRGLPLRIVMIGTLTGAQWGIYDAFKVFVGLPTTGGVTPAAATELAKV, from the exons ATGGCTCTCTCAGAAAGATCATCGCGTCAATCTCTGATCCCGAGCTTCCTCTACTCTTCCGCCGCCtcccacaaaaccctagctctcGATAAAATCATGCTTGGCTCCAACCTTAACACCCTCTCAGAACGTTCCTCGCCTACGAGGAACGTCTTTGTTCCTTCCCCTTCCGAGCCTACCAAGAAGATCGAGATGTATTCCCCACAATTCTACGCCGCCTGTACCTTCGGCGGCATCCTCAGCTGCGGTCTCACTCACATGACCGTCACTCCCCTCGATCTTGTCAAATGTAATATGCAG ATTGACCCTGCAAAGtacaaaaccatctcatctgGTTTTGGAGTGCTGCTGAAGGAGCAGGGCATCAGAGGCTTCTTCAGGGGTTGGGTGCCAACCTTGCTTGGTTACAGTGCTCAGGGTGCCTGCAAGTTTGGATTCTAtgaattctttaagaaatacTACTCTGACATTGCTGGACCTGAGTATGCAACCAAGTACAAAACCTTGATCTATCTTGCTGGTTCTGCATCTGCTGAGGTCATTGCGGACATTGCTCTTTGCCCTTTTGAGGCAGTGAAGGTCCGAGTTCAAACTCAGCCTGGTTTTGCTAGAGGTCTTTCAGATGGGCTTCCGAAGTTTGTTAAGTCGGAAGGCTATGCAGG ATTATACAAAGGACTAGTTCCTCTCTGGGGACGTCAAATTCCTT ATACAATGATGAAGTTTGCATCTTTTGAGACCATTGtggaatatatttataagtatgCCATCCCCACATCGAAGGACCAGTGTAGTAAATCTCTGCAGCTTGGTGTGAGTTTTGCTGGTGGATATGTGGCTGGTGTGTTTTGTGCTATAGTGTCTCATCCTGCTGACAATCTTGTCtctttcctcaacaatgccaaAGGGGCAACTGTTGGTGAT GCTGTGAAGAAGCTAGGTTTGTGGGGTCTCTTTACTCGTGGGCTTCCTCTCCGTATCGTCATGATTGGAACTCTTACTGGAGCTCAGTGGGGAATCTATGATGCCTTCAAAGTTTTCGTGGGATT GCCAACCACTGGTGGTGTAACTCCTGCTGCTGCTACCGAGCTTGCAAAGGTGTAG